One genomic segment of Vibrio quintilis includes these proteins:
- a CDS encoding 6-phospho-alpha-glucosidase yields the protein MKKFSIVIAGGGSTFTPGIVMMLLENQERLPIRKLKLYDNFAERQETVAEACKILLQERAPQIEFSYTTDPVDAFSDIDFCMAHIRPGLYAMRELDEKIPLKHGCVGQETCGAGGIAYGLRSIPAVIELIDYMEKYSPKAWMLNYSNPAAIVAEACRVLRPKAQVLNICDMPIDIENRFAEILGYKSRKQFDVMYYGLNHFGWWTEIKDTSTGENLMPRIRKHVKENGYLTPSGMNGVQHADDSWKDTFIKVRDVYALDPQTMPNTYLKYYLYPDYVVEHSNKDFTRANEVMAGREKKVFTECRRIIANGTAKDTSIQVEEHASYIVDLATAIAFNTKERMLLIVPNNGSIGNFDPTATVEIPCIVDNSGAKPMQIGNIPEFQKGMMNQQVSVEKLVVEAHIEGSYLKLWQALTLSATIPSAAVAKAILDDLIEANKDYWVTLN from the coding sequence ATGAAAAAATTTTCAATAGTGATTGCGGGCGGTGGGTCAACATTTACACCTGGGATCGTGATGATGCTCCTTGAAAATCAAGAGCGCCTTCCAATTCGTAAATTAAAATTGTATGACAACTTTGCTGAACGTCAGGAAACGGTAGCAGAAGCCTGTAAAATTTTGTTGCAAGAAAGAGCGCCTCAAATTGAGTTTTCCTACACAACAGATCCAGTAGACGCATTCAGTGACATCGACTTCTGTATGGCACATATTCGCCCTGGACTATATGCCATGCGTGAACTTGATGAAAAAATCCCACTGAAACATGGTTGTGTTGGTCAGGAAACTTGCGGGGCTGGCGGTATTGCTTATGGTTTACGTTCTATTCCAGCAGTAATCGAGCTTATTGATTATATGGAAAAATATTCACCAAAGGCATGGATGCTGAATTATTCAAATCCAGCTGCAATCGTTGCTGAAGCCTGTCGTGTATTACGACCAAAAGCACAAGTGTTGAATATCTGTGATATGCCGATTGATATCGAAAACCGCTTTGCTGAAATACTCGGTTATAAAAGTCGTAAACAATTTGACGTTATGTACTACGGTCTGAATCATTTTGGTTGGTGGACTGAAATTAAAGATACCAGCACAGGTGAGAACCTCATGCCTCGGATCAGAAAGCATGTCAAAGAAAATGGTTATTTAACACCGAGTGGTATGAACGGTGTTCAACATGCGGATGACTCTTGGAAGGATACATTTATTAAAGTTCGAGATGTGTATGCGTTAGATCCGCAAACAATGCCAAACACTTACCTAAAATATTATTTGTATCCAGATTATGTGGTTGAACATTCAAATAAAGATTTCACACGGGCAAATGAAGTGATGGCTGGACGAGAGAAAAAAGTCTTTACGGAATGTCGTCGTATTATTGCAAATGGTACCGCCAAAGATACAAGTATTCAGGTTGAGGAACATGCTTCATATATTGTTGATCTGGCGACAGCTATTGCTTTCAATACAAAGGAACGCATGTTATTGATTGTACCTAATAATGGCTCAATTGGTAATTTCGATCCAACTGCGACGGTTGAGATTCCCTGTATTGTTGACAACTCAGGTGCCAAACCTATGCAAATTGGCAACATTCCTGAGTTTCAAAAAGGGATGATGAATCAACAGGTATCTGTCGAAAAATTAGTAGTTGAGGCTCATATCGAAGGTTCATATTTGAAACTGTGGCAGGCGCTGACTCTATCTGCAACCATCCCGAGTGCAGCAGTAGCTAAAGCCATTCTTGATGATCTGATTGAAGCAAATAAAGATTATTGGGTAACTTTAAATTAA
- a CDS encoding alpha-glucoside-specific PTS transporter subunit IIBC, with protein MISAIQRLGGAMFTPVLLFPFVGILVGLTIVLKNPVFVGDLADKNGIYYQVLQVIEEGGWTIFRNMALLFAVGLPIGLAKTAHAKAVLVVMVSYLTFNYFIGAMATLWGSHFGVDFSQAIGGTSGLTEIAGIKTLDTGIFGAIAIAGLITWIHNRTFEKQLPPYLGIFQGASFVAMVSFFVMLPAAWLTLTVWPPIQHNIINLQGFMVGSGSFGVWLYTFLERILIPTGLHHFIYSPFVFGNVVTPNGIAVDWLTHLENFTHSSLSMKELFPAGGFALHGNSKIFGCTGIAFAMYHTADPEKRKQVAALLIPVTLTAVMVGVTEPLEFTFLFIAPWLFAIHALLAATMAMLMFTFGVVGNYGGGLIEFVTSNWIPLLGNHTSMIVTQISIGLCFTVIYYTAFKYLIVKFNVPTPGRGDSELKLRYKQDFNEKHGITGKANNSDKNLLQIQAADTLAGLGGIENIEDLNNCLTRLRVTVKDPSKVESPEYFMGTGAMNLVKNGKAIQVIIGLNVSQLREECEKLLCATE; from the coding sequence ATGATAAGTGCAATACAACGCTTAGGTGGAGCAATGTTTACTCCGGTCTTACTGTTCCCATTTGTTGGGATTCTAGTCGGATTAACTATTGTTCTCAAAAATCCTGTTTTTGTCGGAGATCTCGCTGATAAAAACGGAATATACTATCAAGTTTTACAAGTTATTGAGGAAGGTGGCTGGACTATCTTCCGTAATATGGCGTTATTGTTTGCGGTTGGTTTACCGATTGGTTTGGCAAAAACAGCTCATGCGAAAGCTGTCTTGGTTGTGATGGTGTCTTACCTGACTTTCAACTACTTCATTGGCGCAATGGCGACTTTATGGGGAAGCCATTTCGGTGTCGATTTTAGTCAAGCAATTGGAGGCACTTCGGGTTTAACCGAAATTGCAGGTATTAAAACTTTAGATACAGGAATATTCGGAGCAATTGCAATTGCTGGATTAATCACATGGATTCATAACCGAACATTTGAGAAACAGCTCCCTCCTTACCTGGGTATTTTTCAGGGGGCTTCCTTTGTTGCAATGGTTTCATTCTTTGTCATGTTACCTGCGGCTTGGCTGACACTTACAGTTTGGCCGCCAATTCAACATAATATTATTAATCTGCAAGGCTTTATGGTGGGATCTGGCTCTTTTGGTGTATGGCTATATACCTTTTTGGAACGGATCCTAATCCCAACAGGTCTTCATCATTTTATCTATTCGCCGTTCGTATTCGGCAATGTGGTGACACCAAACGGTATTGCCGTTGATTGGTTGACTCATTTGGAAAACTTCACTCATTCAAGTTTATCAATGAAAGAGCTTTTCCCCGCAGGCGGATTTGCTTTACACGGTAACTCTAAAATTTTTGGTTGTACCGGTATTGCTTTTGCCATGTATCACACTGCTGACCCAGAGAAACGTAAACAAGTTGCAGCATTACTGATCCCCGTGACGCTTACCGCAGTTATGGTGGGCGTAACAGAGCCTCTTGAGTTTACGTTTTTATTCATTGCACCTTGGTTGTTTGCAATTCATGCATTGCTTGCTGCAACAATGGCTATGTTGATGTTTACTTTTGGTGTTGTCGGTAACTATGGCGGTGGGTTGATTGAATTTGTTACAAGCAATTGGATCCCGCTTCTTGGCAATCATACAAGTATGATTGTTACACAAATTTCAATTGGTCTGTGTTTCACGGTTATCTATTACACAGCGTTCAAATATTTGATCGTCAAATTTAATGTTCCTACTCCGGGACGTGGTGATTCGGAGTTAAAGCTTCGTTACAAACAAGATTTCAACGAAAAACACGGTATTACAGGTAAAGCTAATAACAGCGATAAAAATCTTCTTCAAATTCAGGCTGCTGATACGCTAGCTGGTCTGGGTGGAATCGAAAATATCGAAGACCTGAATAACTGTCTTACCCGATTGAGAGTGACAGTAAAAGACCCAAGTAAGGTTGAGTCGCCTGAGTATTTTATGGGGACTGGGGCCATGAACCTAGTCAAAAACGGCAAAGCAATTCAAGTCATCATAGGTCTGAATGTTTCTCAACTGAGGGAAGAGTGCGAAAAACTACTCTGTGCAACGGAATAA
- a CDS encoding GntR family transcriptional regulator, whose translation MLYKKVMQDLKARIYSDEFRIGDTLPTEKELIQQYGVSRITIRKAIDELVKLKLVEKRQGAGSSVIGKTMISSVEALRSTSECLSSTGAQLEYRIIEFQLLLPDEKISKILNIDTSEQVYFIRRYMLIDGVPSIYEDTYMPMTMFPKINILSLQGSKYHYLETELGLEIDGAQQSFEAILPEQDICDILKVAPDKPLIRVLSIGKLKDGRTFEYTAVTSKQDIHSYDRYLKRHH comes from the coding sequence ATGTTATATAAAAAAGTGATGCAGGATCTAAAAGCGCGCATCTACTCAGATGAGTTTCGAATTGGCGATACATTACCCACCGAAAAAGAGCTGATTCAACAGTATGGCGTTAGTCGCATTACGATTCGTAAAGCAATCGATGAGCTTGTTAAATTAAAATTAGTTGAAAAACGTCAAGGAGCAGGTTCAAGTGTTATAGGTAAGACAATGATTTCTTCAGTGGAAGCTTTACGGAGTACCAGTGAATGTCTGTCTTCAACAGGTGCACAACTTGAATACAGGATCATCGAGTTTCAGTTATTATTACCCGATGAAAAAATATCCAAAATTTTGAACATAGACACTTCAGAACAAGTTTATTTTATTCGCCGTTACATGCTTATAGATGGAGTTCCGTCTATTTATGAAGATACTTACATGCCCATGACTATGTTCCCCAAAATTAACATTTTGTCATTGCAAGGTTCTAAATATCATTACCTAGAAACTGAATTAGGACTGGAAATAGATGGTGCACAGCAGAGTTTTGAAGCCATTCTTCCAGAACAAGATATTTGTGATATTTTGAAAGTCGCACCTGATAAACCGCTTATCCGTGTACTTTCCATTGGAAAGCTAAAAGACGGCCGCACATTTGAATATACGGCAGTAACATCTAAGCAAGATATTCATTCTTATGATCGCTATCTGAAAAGACATCACTAA
- the tnpA gene encoding IS66 family insertion sequence element accessory protein TnpA — protein sequence MASLNPHIWLKHIESWKQSGMTQAQYCREHHLSAKAFYYWKTKAQRHEKAPEQNTPTVTAGFAVARIEQTMPTTGLSLSLPGGVTIHDIQSSNLSTVIQLLEALQ from the coding sequence ATGGCTTCCCTTAACCCCCATATCTGGCTGAAACATATTGAATCCTGGAAACAATCCGGCATGACGCAGGCACAATACTGCCGGGAACACCATCTCAGCGCTAAAGCTTTTTATTACTGGAAAACCAAAGCACAACGCCACGAAAAAGCACCGGAGCAAAACACCCCAACAGTCACGGCGGGTTTTGCCGTCGCCCGGATTGAGCAGACAATGCCAACAACCGGGCTGTCGCTTTCTCTGCCGGGCGGGGTGACCATTCATGACATTCAATCTTCCAATCTCTCTACCGTTATCCAGTTACTGGAGGCACTGCAATGA
- the tnpB gene encoding IS66 family insertion sequence element accessory protein TnpB (TnpB, as the term is used for proteins encoded by IS66 family insertion elements, is considered an accessory protein, since TnpC, encoded by a neighboring gene, is a DDE family transposase.), translating to MSNMTLRPDPALVQVFLYREPVDFRKSYRGLSALVELELGHNPFSGHLYVFTNRQHNKIKCLLWEDNGFVLYYKALAEEKFRWPKPEEEVVTLTGQQINWLLDGYDISLMKGHKKLHYEALF from the coding sequence ATGAGCAATATGACACTGCGTCCTGACCCGGCACTGGTGCAGGTCTTCCTTTATCGTGAGCCGGTGGATTTCCGTAAATCGTACCGCGGTCTCAGTGCATTGGTTGAGCTGGAGCTCGGGCATAACCCGTTCAGTGGTCATCTGTATGTCTTCACCAACCGCCAACACAATAAAATCAAGTGTCTGTTGTGGGAAGATAACGGATTTGTCCTTTACTATAAAGCGCTCGCCGAAGAGAAATTCCGCTGGCCGAAACCAGAAGAAGAGGTTGTCACACTCACCGGACAGCAAATCAACTGGCTGCTGGATGGCTATGATATCTCGTTGATGAAAGGCCATAAAAAATTGCATTACGAGGCGCTCTTTTAG
- the tnpC gene encoding IS66 family transposase, giving the protein MTSSADNRSEIEWLRAQLAEKEAQLQSQSEHIAILEEVVRLLKIKRFTPSSEKTNPSQYLLFDEAELVTDPELDAHEKQDPKKNTSPKPRGRKPLSADLPREQIFLYLTDEEKMGAKSTFFAKVKEELDIVPAKVRVLEYMQEKAVFSTGEGQHIITAAHPKHPLPGSLGSVGLIAHVLTAKYVDGLPLYRIEKMLSRYGGDISRATLANYVMKSAQVLQPLVNLLRDYQNAGHLINMDETPVQVLKEPGKAATSDKYMWVSLGGPPDKRSVLFHYAPSRGGNVPVELLEGFKGYLHTDGYAGYHAACEKYGLTAVGCMDHARRKFTEAQAAQPKGKKAKVSQADRALSYINKLYHIERQISDLKEKTEYTPAQVVAYRQQHSVPVLEKLKAFLEKYTGKMPKDSLTGKAINYMLNQWPKLVVYCTDGTLRISNILAENAIRPFVIGRKAWLFADSSQGAKASAVCYSLVETAKLNGLEPYDYLHTVLSKLPYAETVEQVESLLPWNIARG; this is encoded by the coding sequence GTGACTTCTTCTGCTGACAACCGGTCTGAAATTGAGTGGCTTCGTGCACAGTTAGCCGAAAAAGAAGCACAACTTCAGTCTCAGTCAGAACATATCGCCATCCTTGAAGAAGTCGTCCGGCTGCTGAAAATCAAACGCTTTACACCTTCGAGCGAGAAAACCAACCCGTCTCAGTACCTGTTGTTCGATGAAGCCGAGCTGGTCACTGACCCTGAGCTGGATGCGCACGAAAAACAAGACCCGAAGAAAAATACCTCCCCAAAACCCCGCGGCCGCAAACCACTGTCAGCTGATTTACCCCGCGAGCAAATCTTCCTGTACCTGACTGACGAAGAAAAAATGGGCGCCAAAAGCACCTTCTTCGCCAAAGTGAAAGAAGAGCTGGACATCGTGCCAGCCAAAGTTCGTGTACTGGAATATATGCAGGAAAAAGCGGTGTTCTCAACCGGTGAAGGGCAGCACATCATCACGGCCGCACACCCCAAACATCCGCTGCCGGGGTCACTGGGCAGTGTGGGGCTGATTGCCCATGTGCTCACAGCCAAATATGTCGATGGTCTGCCCCTTTACCGGATTGAAAAGATGCTCAGCCGTTATGGCGGGGATATCTCCAGAGCCACGCTGGCAAATTATGTGATGAAATCCGCGCAGGTGCTTCAACCACTGGTAAACCTGCTGCGGGATTATCAGAATGCCGGGCATCTTATCAATATGGATGAAACCCCGGTTCAGGTACTGAAAGAGCCGGGTAAGGCAGCAACCTCTGATAAATATATGTGGGTGTCACTGGGTGGTCCGCCGGATAAACGCAGTGTGCTGTTCCATTATGCGCCTTCCCGTGGCGGAAACGTTCCGGTTGAATTACTTGAAGGATTTAAAGGCTACCTGCACACCGATGGTTATGCGGGGTACCATGCTGCCTGTGAGAAATACGGGCTGACCGCTGTCGGCTGTATGGACCATGCCCGGCGTAAATTTACCGAAGCTCAGGCAGCGCAGCCGAAGGGAAAGAAAGCGAAGGTCAGTCAGGCGGACAGGGCGCTCAGCTATATCAACAAGCTCTATCATATTGAAAGACAAATCAGTGACCTGAAAGAAAAGACAGAGTATACGCCGGCGCAGGTGGTCGCTTACCGTCAGCAACACAGCGTACCGGTACTGGAAAAACTCAAAGCCTTCCTTGAAAAATATACCGGAAAAATGCCGAAAGACAGCCTGACCGGAAAAGCTATCAACTATATGCTCAATCAGTGGCCGAAGCTTGTGGTTTACTGCACTGACGGAACGTTGCGAATCAGCAATATCTTAGCGGAAAATGCCATCCGCCCGTTCGTGATTGGACGTAAAGCCTGGTTGTTCGCCGACAGCTCACAGGGCGCGAAGGCCAGTGCGGTCTGCTACAGCCTGGTGGAAACGGCAAAGTTGAATGGTCTGGAGCCATATGATTATCTTCATACTGTCCTGAGCAAACTGCCCTATGCGGAAACTGTTGAACAGGTTGAATCTCTTCTTCCGTGGAATATCGCCAGAGGTTAA
- a CDS encoding IS3 family transposase, producing MTLAQHPLPAFVSQRLACQVLNVNRNTLRRYIRGVQFCGPWPRIHRSRKHARQPRALSDTERETVKSVMLSETYCNQPPVQIYYDLLQQGQYLCSVSTMHRLLREDNLHGERRAQRPSQSHMVPRLVAQHPNQVWTWDITKLPTQKRGEYLSLYVVMDLFSRYIVAWMLSRKENSALASQLMEEAITRYDLESSGLTLHQDRGAPMTAHCYLDLLSELAVTASHSRPRVSNDNPFSESQFKTLKYQPDYPRRFEDYGHANRWCQDYVTWYNTCHYHSQLGGFTPEHVFTGRYTEEAVTRQAGLDAACAAHPERFAKGAPKVAMPAKEVSINPVPEDADSEVIEKGVNFPTLSSVTRNAI from the coding sequence ATGACGCTGGCACAACATCCCTTACCTGCATTTGTCTCCCAAAGGCTCGCCTGCCAGGTGCTTAACGTCAACCGCAATACATTAAGACGTTATATCCGGGGTGTTCAGTTTTGTGGCCCTTGGCCCCGGATTCACCGCTCCCGGAAACACGCGCGCCAGCCCAGAGCATTAAGCGATACAGAAAGAGAAACAGTGAAATCGGTGATGCTCAGTGAAACTTATTGTAACCAACCGCCGGTGCAGATTTATTATGACCTGTTGCAGCAAGGGCAATATCTGTGCTCAGTCAGCACCATGCACCGGCTCTTACGTGAAGATAATCTTCATGGTGAACGCCGGGCACAGCGGCCATCGCAGTCTCACATGGTTCCCCGTCTGGTGGCTCAACATCCCAATCAGGTCTGGACCTGGGATATCACCAAATTACCCACTCAAAAGCGGGGAGAATATTTATCACTTTATGTCGTGATGGATTTATTTAGCCGTTACATTGTTGCCTGGATGCTATCGCGCAAGGAAAACAGTGCGTTAGCATCCCAGCTAATGGAAGAAGCAATCACCCGTTATGACCTTGAATCAAGCGGTTTAACCCTTCATCAGGACAGAGGCGCGCCGATGACTGCCCATTGTTATCTGGATTTGCTGTCTGAGCTTGCAGTCACCGCCAGCCACAGTCGTCCGCGGGTCAGTAATGACAACCCATTTAGTGAATCACAATTTAAAACACTCAAATATCAACCAGATTATCCCCGTCGTTTTGAAGATTATGGGCATGCGAATCGTTGGTGTCAGGACTATGTAACATGGTACAACACCTGTCATTATCACAGCCAGTTAGGTGGCTTTACACCGGAGCATGTTTTTACAGGAAGATATACAGAGGAGGCAGTGACACGTCAGGCGGGTCTTGATGCCGCTTGTGCTGCACACCCGGAGCGTTTTGCTAAAGGTGCCCCCAAAGTCGCGATGCCAGCCAAAGAAGTGAGTATTAATCCGGTACCGGAAGATGCTGATAGTGAAGTGATAGAAAAAGGTGTGAACTTCCCAACCTTATCCAGCGTCACGAGAAATGCAATTTAA
- a CDS encoding transposase, which produces MMPKNTTVEPQVNPSPELEKKTRRVFTTEYKLSIIQQADACQHGEIGALLRREKLYSNQLSQWRKEFAENGIKGLEKSAPGPASAKTPEQKRIELLEKENARLRHQIEVKDGCLSLQKKALALIEAMEQENKS; this is translated from the coding sequence ATGATGCCAAAGAACACAACTGTTGAGCCGCAGGTCAATCCCTCTCCGGAGCTGGAAAAGAAAACCCGCCGTGTCTTTACGACCGAATACAAGCTTTCCATTATACAACAGGCCGATGCCTGTCAACATGGCGAGATTGGTGCCTTACTCCGGCGGGAAAAGCTTTATTCAAATCAGCTTTCACAATGGCGGAAAGAATTCGCTGAGAACGGCATCAAAGGGCTCGAAAAATCAGCCCCCGGTCCTGCGTCAGCAAAAACTCCCGAGCAAAAACGCATTGAGCTCTTAGAGAAAGAGAACGCCCGTCTTCGTCATCAGATTGAGGTAAAAGACGGTTGTCTCTCGCTCCAAAAAAAAGCCTTGGCGTTGATAGAAGCGATGGAACAAGAGAATAAATCATGA
- a CDS encoding nucleotidyltransferase family protein — translation MKSKFLNGQHLSLEQQIDLLSEFVLSIDEISPILQAIHRVPDAWVGAGVIFQNVWNVMHDFEINSFIKDIDIFYWDPDDLSWESEDRYICRLKEELANINIPIDVKNIARIHLWYEQRFGISIAPYGSVHESISTWPVIGACMAMRQRGDKIEFIAPYGFHDMFALRLRPNKTIISRDIYEEKVNRWTTQWPLLVAETW, via the coding sequence ATGAAAAGTAAATTTCTGAACGGTCAACACCTCTCTCTTGAACAACAAATTGATCTTCTTTCTGAGTTTGTTCTGTCTATCGATGAAATATCTCCCATCTTGCAGGCGATTCATCGTGTGCCTGATGCATGGGTAGGTGCCGGGGTGATTTTCCAAAACGTCTGGAATGTGATGCATGATTTTGAAATCAACTCATTTATTAAAGATATTGATATTTTTTACTGGGATCCTGATGACTTAAGCTGGGAGAGCGAAGATCGGTATATTTGCCGGTTAAAGGAAGAACTTGCCAATATAAACATCCCCATCGATGTAAAAAATATTGCGAGAATACATCTCTGGTATGAGCAACGGTTCGGCATTTCGATAGCACCTTATGGCAGTGTTCATGAATCAATTTCTACCTGGCCCGTGATTGGTGCCTGTATGGCGATGAGACAAAGAGGTGACAAGATCGAATTTATTGCACCTTACGGATTTCATGACATGTTTGCCCTGCGGTTAAGGCCAAATAAAACAATCATCAGCCGTGATATTTACGAAGAGAAAGTAAACCGGTGGACAACGCAATGGCCATTATTGGTCGCTGAAACCTGGTAA
- the cspE gene encoding transcription antiterminator/RNA stability regulator CspE → MSNKTTGSVKWFNETKGFGFITPDNGSADVFVHFNAIAADGFKTLTEGQAVSFNVEQGAKGPQAVNVIPA, encoded by the coding sequence ATGTCTAATAAGACAACAGGTTCAGTGAAGTGGTTTAACGAAACAAAAGGTTTTGGTTTTATTACACCTGACAATGGTAGTGCTGATGTATTCGTTCACTTTAATGCGATCGCTGCAGACGGCTTTAAAACTTTAACTGAAGGTCAGGCTGTCAGCTTTAATGTTGAACAGGGGGCAAAAGGCCCACAAGCTGTGAACGTTATCCCAGCCTGA
- a CDS encoding metallophosphoesterase family protein encodes MIRIIKTEEKPFHILRYQSSGPKGNIRKVLLPFFRAYAEGLPKDISSIVATSDLQGREIHHRSARLVGEAVAEELVLLQEQKEIPTIDTLLMAGDFYDYPDCRKLGGTGDVTQVWNAFASISQHVIGVHGNHDIVDASQLAPNVTVLDGNTKSIRGIQTGGICGIIGRPDKNQRKTDIDFQSSLNKVIAKKPDILLLHQGPDDPQNQQVGDSMIREIFEMKGQSLVIFGHCHWRTPRIDIGKNQLLNVDNRLYVILPG; translated from the coding sequence GTGATAAGAATTATAAAAACTGAAGAAAAGCCTTTCCATATACTGAGATATCAGAGCTCCGGGCCAAAAGGAAATATCAGAAAGGTTCTGTTACCATTTTTCCGGGCTTATGCAGAAGGCCTGCCAAAGGATATTTCATCAATCGTTGCCACTTCAGATTTACAAGGCAGAGAAATTCATCATCGCTCAGCCCGTTTGGTGGGTGAAGCCGTCGCTGAAGAATTAGTTCTGCTTCAGGAGCAAAAAGAAATCCCAACCATCGATACTTTATTGATGGCTGGTGATTTTTATGACTATCCTGATTGTCGTAAACTCGGCGGAACCGGTGATGTCACGCAGGTATGGAATGCATTCGCCAGTATCAGTCAGCATGTGATCGGTGTGCATGGCAACCATGATATCGTCGATGCATCTCAACTGGCCCCAAATGTCACTGTACTGGATGGCAACACGAAAAGCATCCGTGGGATTCAGACTGGCGGCATCTGCGGCATTATCGGTCGTCCGGACAAAAACCAGCGCAAAACGGATATTGACTTTCAGTCATCACTCAACAAAGTCATCGCCAAAAAACCGGATATTCTGTTACTTCATCAGGGACCGGATGACCCGCAAAATCAGCAGGTGGGCGATTCGATGATCAGAGAAATATTTGAAATGAAGGGGCAGAGTCTGGTGATTTTCGGTCACTGTCACTGGCGCACGCCCCGAATCGACATAGGTAAGAACCAGTTGTTAAATGTCGATAACCGGTTATATGTCATTTTACCAGGTTGA
- a CDS encoding GNAT family N-acetyltransferase, translated as MEVKYQKAHYFDGELLAEIRVQAMRTSLEAIGRFDPKRARDRFLDNFCPEETSMILVNHDIVGFYSLSTRDDYLYLAHLYILPEYQGNRLGFHTLTRIKEMAAGLNYPLRLGALRGSPSNDFYIANGFRFSHEEDWDLYYVWEQGGPVRHSPALVSAQAGS; from the coding sequence GTGGAAGTAAAGTACCAGAAGGCACATTATTTTGACGGAGAATTGCTGGCCGAAATACGTGTACAGGCAATGAGAACAAGTCTGGAAGCCATTGGCAGATTTGATCCAAAGCGGGCGCGTGACAGATTTCTGGATAATTTTTGTCCGGAAGAAACATCCATGATTCTTGTCAATCATGACATCGTCGGCTTTTATTCTCTCTCAACCAGAGATGATTATCTGTATCTGGCTCATCTTTATATTTTGCCTGAATATCAGGGCAACAGGCTGGGGTTTCATACCTTAACCCGAATCAAAGAAATGGCGGCTGGCCTGAATTATCCGCTCCGGCTCGGGGCATTAAGAGGCAGCCCTTCCAATGATTTTTATATAGCGAACGGTTTTCGCTTCAGCCATGAGGAAGACTGGGATCTGTATTATGTGTGGGAACAGGGCGGGCCGGTGCGTCATTCGCCGGCTTTGGTTTCGGCGCAGGCTGGTTCGTGA
- a CDS encoding substrate-binding periplasmic protein codes for MNIKISMMMLLFSQLLFSSHLWAATVTVYSLEAMPYCGLINGHPSGIAIDILNEATKYGAPAFQFRFDIPWMRATQRVQYAKDELVAIIPFTRSAVREHQFKWVAEIMATEYRFYSYHRTVPVQSVGEIKHKTVGVVHGHAIIPMLANLGLRLDTGAKTAQKNILKMISKRFDVIADSDVIVMYNWKQAGLKMEELQVGPAIGQIKRVYIATGLDFPDDVAAKISEAVAIMKQNGELQKIYDRWL; via the coding sequence ATGAACATTAAGATAAGCATGATGATGTTGCTTTTCTCTCAGCTGCTGTTCAGCAGCCATCTTTGGGCTGCCACTGTGACGGTTTACAGCCTCGAAGCGATGCCTTATTGCGGACTGATAAACGGGCATCCTTCCGGCATTGCGATCGATATTCTCAATGAGGCAACCAAGTACGGAGCACCGGCATTTCAATTCCGGTTTGATATTCCCTGGATGAGAGCAACCCAGAGAGTTCAGTATGCAAAAGATGAATTAGTTGCCATTATTCCTTTTACCCGGTCAGCTGTACGGGAACATCAGTTTAAATGGGTTGCTGAAATAATGGCAACCGAATATCGGTTTTATTCCTATCACAGAACGGTGCCTGTACAGTCAGTTGGTGAGATTAAACATAAAACTGTGGGTGTGGTTCACGGGCATGCGATTATCCCCATGCTTGCCAATCTGGGATTACGCCTCGATACCGGTGCCAAAACCGCTCAGAAAAATATCCTGAAAATGATCAGCAAACGGTTTGATGTGATTGCCGATTCGGATGTCATTGTGATGTATAACTGGAAACAAGCCGGTCTGAAGATGGAAGAGCTGCAGGTCGGCCCGGCTATTGGTCAGATTAAGCGGGTTTATATTGCGACCGGATTAGACTTTCCTGATGATGTTGCTGCAAAGATTTCAGAAGCGGTCGCGATAATGAAGCAAAATGGTGAGCTGCAAAAAATCTATGATCGATGGTTGTAG